One genomic region from Haloarcula taiwanensis encodes:
- a CDS encoding cupin, whose product MSYTKVNYTDVEPVADAMHFLRDPLDCEQVGVTVLDCEAGWTGKPHDHADEGHEEVYVLVEGTATVEVDGDEVSLEAGDAIRLPPEAERAIHNGDTESTFILVGAP is encoded by the coding sequence GTGAGCTACACGAAAGTCAACTACACCGACGTGGAACCGGTCGCAGATGCGATGCACTTCCTCCGGGACCCGCTGGACTGTGAGCAGGTTGGCGTCACTGTGCTGGACTGTGAGGCTGGCTGGACCGGCAAACCGCACGACCACGCCGACGAAGGTCACGAAGAGGTGTACGTCCTCGTCGAGGGAACAGCGACTGTCGAGGTTGACGGCGACGAGGTGTCCCTCGAAGCCGGCGACGCAATCAGGCTTCCGCCGGAGGCGGAGCGAGCGATCCACAACGGCGATACTGAGAGCACGTTTATCCTCGTCGGCGCGCCCTGA
- a CDS encoding TIGR00303 family protein, translated as MTSPGVGTRFALVAGTTETASRAGISAAGADPELMSVTPAADAELVTYGSPVRTDVTPVSPSGCPTPALVTRAVREVLGFDTTVIDGGLAERTGAPTVAVGARPGKDIAEQDPVSTAHGAFAAARQLGQALPADELYLGETIPGGTTTALGVLRALGEDGMVSSSLPENPTEQKEKLVAEGLQASSLSPGDAANEPKRAVRRMGDPVLATLAGLTAGAVESDTAVTLAGGSQCIAVAALVRHGGYEGPLGLATTSYVADDESADVRASAARLDIDLTVTDPGFDQSDHVAMERFVAGEAKEGVGMGGALALADRAGIPMAEVRDRFGALYDDLIGDAPSATAEEGT; from the coding sequence ATGACTTCACCCGGTGTCGGAACGCGCTTTGCACTCGTCGCAGGAACCACGGAAACCGCAAGTCGGGCGGGTATCAGCGCCGCTGGAGCCGATCCCGAGCTCATGTCAGTAACGCCCGCGGCGGATGCAGAGTTGGTGACATACGGCAGTCCGGTCCGGACGGACGTGACACCAGTCAGTCCAAGCGGCTGTCCGACGCCGGCACTGGTGACACGGGCTGTCCGAGAAGTCCTGGGGTTTGATACCACAGTTATTGACGGCGGACTGGCGGAGCGAACGGGAGCGCCAACGGTCGCTGTCGGCGCACGTCCGGGAAAAGACATCGCAGAGCAAGACCCGGTGTCGACGGCCCACGGGGCGTTCGCGGCCGCCCGACAGCTCGGGCAGGCGCTCCCGGCCGACGAGTTGTATCTTGGCGAGACTATTCCCGGCGGGACAACGACGGCCCTCGGCGTCCTCCGGGCATTGGGTGAGGACGGGATGGTCTCATCGTCGCTTCCAGAGAATCCCACAGAACAGAAAGAGAAACTGGTCGCCGAGGGACTCCAAGCCAGTTCGTTGTCACCGGGTGACGCCGCAAACGAACCGAAACGGGCGGTCCGCCGGATGGGTGACCCCGTTCTGGCAACGCTCGCTGGTCTGACCGCGGGAGCCGTCGAGAGCGATACCGCCGTGACACTCGCCGGCGGCAGCCAGTGCATCGCGGTCGCTGCGCTGGTCCGCCACGGCGGCTACGAGGGACCGCTCGGACTGGCGACGACGAGCTACGTAGCTGACGACGAGAGTGCCGACGTGCGAGCCTCCGCTGCTCGGCTCGATATCGACCTGACGGTAACGGACCCCGGATTCGACCAGAGCGACCACGTCGCGATGGAGCGGTTCGTCGCCGGCGAGGCCAAGGAAGGGGTCGGAATGGGCGGCGCGCTGGCGCTAGCCGACCGCGCCGGCATCCCGATGGCAGAGGTACGGGACCGGTTTGGGGCCCTCTACGACGACCTGATCGGCGACGCGCCCTCAGCGACGGCCGAGGAGGGGACGTGA
- a CDS encoding potassium transporter TrkH, with product MQWLAVPLAIPVVVALLYAESPWPYLVTIAVTLGVGKALARFQREHIRDREAFLTVSLAWLTIAVVGAMPLYIEGTGVFASPVNALFEGMSGITTTGATVIRDFDAHSQALLMWRQVLQWLGGLGVLLLATAVLSRLSVAGAQLMETEARTENVTKLTPGIEQTARILGLLYLGLTAGAALILAALGASGLAPGMTLFDAVAHAFTAIATAGFSPRAESIGAFSPAVQWAVTLFMIVGATNFVLLYALLRGDTHRLRNSEEFRFYLGILAVGSMLVGGLLVLDQGVTGGVGDTVRHAVFQVAAIVTTTGFASTDFNTWSAGAKNVLFVMMFIGGMAGSTTCSIKTLRWLVVTKSFWRDLNVAAHPRSIRPVRLSNEAISEDTVRDVYAYTLVAMVFFVIGTVLLVVDGERSGAPITEFEALSAAASMFFNIGPAFGQAGPYGTYEGFARSSKVLMILLMWVGRIEIVPVLVMLTPTFWTR from the coding sequence ATGCAGTGGCTAGCCGTTCCGCTGGCGATTCCGGTGGTCGTGGCCCTGCTCTACGCCGAGTCGCCGTGGCCGTATCTGGTCACGATAGCAGTCACTCTCGGCGTCGGCAAAGCGCTGGCCCGGTTCCAGCGCGAACACATTCGCGACCGTGAGGCGTTTCTCACGGTGTCCCTGGCGTGGTTGACTATCGCTGTCGTCGGTGCGATGCCGCTGTACATCGAGGGCACAGGAGTGTTTGCCAGCCCAGTCAACGCCCTGTTCGAGGGGATGAGCGGCATCACGACCACCGGCGCGACGGTCATCAGGGACTTCGACGCTCACTCGCAGGCGCTGCTCATGTGGCGGCAGGTCCTCCAGTGGCTCGGCGGGCTGGGCGTCCTGTTGCTTGCGACGGCCGTGCTGTCGCGGCTCTCGGTCGCGGGCGCACAGCTCATGGAGACCGAAGCGCGGACCGAGAACGTCACGAAGCTCACTCCCGGTATCGAGCAGACGGCGCGCATCCTCGGACTGCTGTACCTGGGACTGACCGCAGGGGCAGCGCTAATTCTCGCTGCGCTCGGTGCCAGCGGTCTCGCGCCCGGGATGACGCTTTTTGACGCAGTCGCACACGCGTTCACCGCCATCGCAACCGCCGGATTCTCTCCGCGAGCCGAGAGCATCGGCGCGTTCTCGCCGGCCGTCCAGTGGGCGGTCACGCTGTTTATGATCGTCGGCGCGACGAACTTCGTCTTGCTGTATGCGCTGCTCCGTGGCGACACCCACAGACTGCGCAATAGCGAGGAGTTCCGCTTTTATCTCGGAATCCTTGCTGTCGGCTCAATGCTTGTTGGTGGCTTGCTGGTACTTGACCAGGGCGTCACTGGCGGTGTCGGGGACACTGTCCGACACGCTGTCTTCCAGGTCGCCGCTATCGTCACAACGACCGGGTTCGCCTCGACGGATTTCAATACCTGGTCTGCCGGGGCCAAGAACGTCCTCTTCGTCATGATGTTCATCGGCGGGATGGCCGGCAGCACCACCTGCTCTATCAAAACGCTCCGCTGGCTCGTCGTCACCAAGTCCTTCTGGCGGGACCTGAACGTCGCGGCCCATCCACGGAGCATCCGCCCAGTACGGCTCAGTAACGAGGCTATCAGTGAAGACACTGTCCGCGACGTGTACGCCTACACGTTAGTGGCAATGGTGTTTTTCGTCATCGGAACTGTTCTCCTCGTCGTCGATGGGGAGCGCTCTGGGGCGCCGATAACCGAGTTCGAGGCCCTCAGTGCCGCCGCGTCGATGTTTTTCAACATCGGCCCCGCGTTCGGACAGGCCGGCCCGTACGGGACCTACGAGGGCTTCGCCCGGTCGAGCAAGGTATTGATGATACTGCTGATGTGGGTCGGCCGAATCGAAATTGTCCCCGTGCTGGTGATGCTGACGCCGACGTTCTGGACGCGGTGA
- a CDS encoding cobyrinic acid a,c-diamide synthase (responsible for the amidation of carboxylic groups at position A and C of cobyrinic acid or hydrogenobrynic acid), producing the protein MDGVVLAGTSSGVGKTVATLATLTALEDAGYQPQPAKAGPDFIDPSHHEALVDTPSRTLDPWLAGEAGMCRTYWRGTGDICIVEGVMGLYDGTKTSTAAVAEGLDLPVVLVVDAKAGMESVAATALGFARYADRIGADIDVVGILAQRAHGGRHADGIRDALPEDLTYFGRIPPMSDLEIPDRHLGLHMGTEAGLDRDALSTAAETIDVERLVDVARTPPAVETARTTTDGSLADRRVAVARDSAFCFTYPSVLERLRAEATVEPFSPVAGDPVPDADAIYLPGGYPELYGESLEASGTLDELASRAADGVPIYGECGGLMALSESLTTTGGDTHEMAGVLPADIEMQDRYQALDHVELAAQSDSVVAGSGTHRRGHEFHYSAATLDSDASFAFEMVRGDGIDGEHDGLTEYNTVGTYCHCHGESGAFDRLLAVPSTDI; encoded by the coding sequence ATGGACGGGGTCGTCCTCGCCGGCACAAGCTCCGGCGTCGGCAAAACCGTTGCCACGCTGGCGACTCTGACAGCGCTCGAAGACGCCGGGTATCAGCCCCAGCCGGCCAAGGCTGGCCCGGATTTCATCGACCCGAGCCACCACGAGGCGCTCGTGGACACGCCCTCGCGGACGCTCGACCCCTGGCTCGCTGGCGAGGCTGGTATGTGTCGCACCTACTGGCGCGGCACAGGGGATATCTGCATCGTAGAGGGCGTGATGGGGCTCTACGATGGGACGAAGACGTCGACGGCAGCCGTTGCCGAGGGGCTTGACCTCCCGGTCGTTCTGGTCGTGGATGCAAAAGCCGGGATGGAGAGCGTCGCCGCAACGGCGCTGGGGTTCGCACGGTACGCCGACCGCATCGGCGCTGACATCGACGTGGTCGGCATCCTCGCACAGCGCGCCCACGGCGGCCGGCATGCCGACGGTATCAGGGACGCGCTCCCCGAGGACCTCACCTACTTCGGCCGGATTCCGCCGATGTCGGACCTGGAGATTCCCGACCGGCATCTCGGACTGCACATGGGCACAGAGGCCGGCTTAGACCGCGACGCGCTCTCGACAGCGGCGGAGACTATCGATGTCGAACGGCTTGTCGACGTGGCCCGGACACCGCCGGCAGTCGAGACGGCGAGGACGACTACTGACGGCTCACTGGCCGACCGTCGGGTCGCCGTCGCACGGGACAGCGCGTTCTGTTTCACCTACCCCTCGGTACTCGAACGGCTCCGTGCCGAGGCGACCGTCGAGCCGTTCTCGCCGGTCGCCGGCGACCCAGTCCCCGACGCCGACGCGATATATCTGCCCGGCGGCTATCCGGAGCTCTACGGTGAATCGCTCGAAGCCAGCGGCACACTCGACGAGCTAGCCAGTCGTGCCGCCGACGGTGTCCCCATCTACGGCGAGTGCGGCGGCCTGATGGCGCTGTCGGAGTCGCTGACGACGACCGGCGGCGACACCCACGAGATGGCCGGAGTCCTCCCCGCGGACATCGAGATGCAAGACCGGTATCAGGCGCTCGACCACGTAGAGCTAGCGGCGCAGTCAGACTCTGTCGTGGCTGGGTCCGGGACACACCGCCGCGGCCACGAGTTCCACTACTCAGCTGCGACCCTCGACAGTGACGCGTCGTTCGCCTTCGAAATGGTTCGAGGCGATGGTATCGACGGCGAACACGACGGTCTCACAGAGTACAACACCGTCGGCACGTACTGCCACTGCCACGGAGAAAGCGGTGCGTTCGACCGTCTACTGGCAGTGCCCTCGACGGACATCTGA
- a CDS encoding phosphoribosylamine--glycine ligase: MSETVLLVGGGGREHAIARSLADSPGELYACASNRNPGIVALADGFEALDTTNPKAVTTYAREVDATLAVIGPEAALAAGVADALDDAGIYTFGPQEQEARIETDKAFQRRFMREHDIPGCPDFETFEDMDAACEYIDEYDGDLAVKPAGLTGGKGVRVIGDQCTAEEAKEYLRNADYDRVVLEERLVGEEFTVQAFVANGQLRVTPAVQDHKRAYEGDEGPNTGGMGSYSDASLHLPFMDEDDYMDAVDVLRATVDALDGYKGVLYGQFMLTETGPRVVEFNARFGDPEAMNTLPVLNTDFLDVLTAARDDDPLPQLSFRPLATVCKYAVPDGYPTDPDAGAKVTIDDDVIASVVEEHADQSGDASDTAPEALLFYASVDDREDGIYTTTSRSYAVVGLAETIADAEAIAEESLERAGTEGLRVRHDIGKDDLVQQRIDHMDDIRGGAD; this comes from the coding sequence ATGTCAGAGACAGTGCTGCTCGTGGGTGGCGGTGGCCGGGAACACGCGATTGCGCGCTCGCTCGCGGACTCGCCTGGGGAGCTGTACGCCTGTGCTAGCAACCGGAACCCGGGTATCGTCGCTCTCGCCGACGGCTTCGAGGCACTCGACACGACCAATCCGAAGGCCGTGACGACCTACGCCCGGGAGGTCGACGCCACGCTGGCGGTTATCGGACCCGAGGCAGCCCTCGCCGCTGGAGTCGCCGACGCGCTGGACGACGCCGGCATCTACACCTTCGGGCCACAGGAGCAGGAGGCTCGTATCGAGACAGACAAGGCGTTCCAGCGCCGGTTCATGCGGGAACACGACATCCCCGGCTGTCCGGACTTCGAGACGTTCGAGGACATGGACGCCGCCTGCGAGTACATCGACGAGTACGACGGTGACCTCGCGGTCAAGCCCGCCGGTCTCACGGGCGGCAAGGGGGTCCGCGTCATCGGCGACCAGTGCACCGCCGAGGAGGCCAAGGAGTACCTCCGGAACGCCGACTACGACCGCGTCGTCCTCGAAGAGCGACTCGTCGGCGAGGAGTTCACCGTCCAGGCGTTCGTCGCCAACGGGCAACTGCGCGTCACGCCCGCCGTCCAGGACCACAAGCGCGCCTACGAGGGCGACGAAGGGCCGAACACCGGCGGGATGGGGAGCTACTCCGACGCCAGCCTCCATCTGCCGTTCATGGACGAGGACGACTACATGGACGCCGTCGATGTGCTCCGTGCGACCGTCGACGCCCTCGACGGCTACAAGGGCGTCCTCTACGGGCAGTTCATGCTCACCGAAACGGGACCACGCGTGGTGGAGTTCAACGCCCGCTTCGGCGACCCCGAGGCGATGAACACCCTACCAGTCCTCAACACGGATTTCCTTGACGTGCTGACCGCCGCCCGCGACGACGACCCGCTCCCGCAACTGTCCTTCCGCCCGCTGGCGACTGTCTGTAAGTACGCCGTTCCGGACGGCTACCCGACCGACCCTGACGCCGGGGCGAAGGTGACTATCGACGACGATGTCATCGCGAGCGTCGTCGAGGAGCACGCCGACCAGTCCGGTGACGCGAGCGACACCGCTCCCGAGGCGCTGTTGTTCTACGCGAGCGTCGACGACCGCGAGGACGGTATCTACACCACCACCTCCCGTTCCTACGCCGTCGTCGGCCTCGCGGAGACCATCGCGGATGCGGAAGCCATCGCCGAGGAATCGCTGGAGCGCGCCGGCACCGAAGGCCTTCGGGTCCGCCACGATATCGGCAAAGACGACCTCGTTCAGCAGCGCATCGACCATATGGACGACATCCGCGGCGGTGCGGACTGA
- a CDS encoding succinate dehydrogenase gives MYEHDVIVVGAGGAGLRAAIAADEEGADVALVTKLHPVRSHTGAAEGGINAALQEGDSWDLHAYDTMKGSDYLGDAPAIDTFAKDAPEEVIQLEHWGMPFSREDDGRVSQRPFGGLSYPRTTYAGAETGHHLLHTMYEQAVKRGIEVYDEWYVTQLAVTDHDDPEDRVCHGCVAYDIKSGEIQGFRANNGVILATGGLGQAFDHTTNAVANTGDGCAMAYRAGVPMEDMEMIQFHPTTLPSTGVLISEGVRGEGGILYNDDEERFMFEHGYANNEGELASRDVVARAELTEVNEGRGVEDEYVDLDMRHLGEERILDRLENILHLAEDFEGVDGLEEPMPVKPGQHYAMGGVETDENGETCIDGLYAAGETACVSLHGANRLGGNALPELLVFGARAGHHAAGKDMKTAEIETGPSAKSEPGDVEPPVEPGAIDASSGDVAADGAAVEPTAVLESTVEQERQRVETLIESDGINHAEVRADVQETMTENVNVFRTEEGLEKALRDLREARKEYENVAVEDPSRTYNTDLIHTIETRNILDVAEAITLGALAREEFRGAHWRAEHQERKDDEWIKHTMLAWNEGQPELYYKPVILEGDEETYEPKVRSY, from the coding sequence ATGTACGAACACGATGTCATCGTGGTCGGCGCGGGTGGCGCTGGCCTCAGGGCGGCTATTGCAGCGGACGAAGAGGGTGCAGACGTTGCCCTCGTGACCAAGCTCCATCCGGTTCGGAGCCACACAGGTGCCGCGGAGGGGGGAATCAACGCCGCGCTGCAGGAAGGGGACTCCTGGGACCTCCACGCGTACGACACGATGAAGGGGTCCGACTACCTCGGCGATGCCCCTGCTATCGACACCTTCGCCAAGGACGCCCCGGAAGAGGTCATCCAGCTCGAACACTGGGGAATGCCCTTCTCGCGTGAGGACGACGGGCGCGTCTCCCAGCGACCCTTCGGCGGTCTCTCCTACCCGCGGACGACCTACGCGGGTGCCGAAACCGGTCACCACCTCCTGCACACGATGTACGAGCAGGCGGTCAAGCGCGGCATCGAAGTGTACGACGAGTGGTACGTGACCCAGCTTGCGGTCACTGACCACGACGACCCCGAGGACCGCGTCTGTCACGGCTGTGTCGCCTACGACATCAAGTCCGGGGAGATTCAGGGCTTCCGGGCGAACAACGGCGTCATCCTGGCGACCGGCGGTCTGGGGCAGGCCTTCGACCACACCACGAACGCCGTCGCCAACACCGGGGACGGCTGTGCGATGGCCTACCGCGCCGGCGTCCCGATGGAGGACATGGAGATGATCCAGTTCCACCCGACCACGCTCCCGTCGACAGGCGTGCTCATCTCCGAAGGGGTCCGCGGCGAGGGCGGCATCCTCTACAACGACGACGAGGAGCGGTTCATGTTCGAGCACGGCTACGCCAACAACGAGGGGGAACTGGCCTCCCGCGACGTGGTCGCCCGGGCCGAACTGACGGAGGTCAACGAGGGCCGCGGCGTCGAGGACGAGTACGTCGACCTCGACATGCGCCACCTCGGCGAGGAGCGCATTCTCGACCGTCTTGAGAACATCCTCCACCTCGCGGAGGACTTCGAGGGCGTCGACGGCCTTGAGGAGCCGATGCCGGTCAAGCCCGGCCAGCACTACGCCATGGGCGGCGTCGAGACCGACGAGAACGGCGAGACGTGCATCGACGGCCTCTACGCGGCCGGTGAGACCGCCTGCGTGTCGCTACACGGCGCGAACCGACTCGGGGGCAACGCCCTGCCGGAACTACTCGTGTTCGGCGCTCGCGCCGGCCACCACGCCGCCGGCAAGGACATGAAAACCGCCGAAATCGAGACTGGTCCCTCCGCCAAAAGCGAGCCTGGCGACGTGGAGCCACCGGTCGAACCCGGCGCAATCGACGCCAGTAGCGGCGACGTTGCCGCAGACGGGGCCGCTGTCGAACCGACGGCGGTACTCGAAAGCACCGTCGAGCAGGAACGCCAGCGCGTCGAAACCCTCATCGAGTCCGACGGCATCAACCACGCTGAAGTTCGCGCGGATGTCCAGGAGACGATGACCGAGAACGTCAACGTGTTCCGGACAGAGGAGGGCCTGGAGAAGGCCCTGCGGGACCTTCGGGAAGCCCGCAAGGAGTACGAGAACGTCGCTGTCGAGGACCCCTCCCGGACCTACAACACGGACCTCATCCACACCATCGAGACGCGCAACATCCTCGACGTGGCCGAGGCCATCACGCTCGGCGCACTTGCCCGCGAGGAGTTCCGCGGCGCACACTGGCGCGCCGAACACCAGGAGCGCAAGGACGACGAGTGGATCAAGCACACGATGCTGGCATGGAACGAGGGCCAGCCGGAACTGTACTACAAGCCCGTTATCCTCGAAGGCGACGAAGAGACCTACGAACCGAAGGTCCGGTCGTACTGA
- a CDS encoding mechanosensitive ion channel protein MscS produces the protein MQLGFDWATIIRQVFSPQGTFILSLVVLAVGIVLGYLVWRSSRRFMRELGVPEAVEGTPFERTARGLGTSTVGIVSNLAALFIYITTVTAVLNIAQLTDPELYWARFTSFLPDLFIALFAVIIGLIAGDKAKLIVSERLRSVKMPEATVLPEVVKYSIFYLAVLIALGQLGVETLALLILLGAYAFGLVFVCGLALKDILQAGAAGLYLLLTEPYSIGDEIVIGDQSGIVQEVDILVTRIESDGEEYIIPNKRVFNTGIVRIRS, from the coding sequence ATGCAGCTCGGCTTCGACTGGGCGACGATCATCCGGCAGGTGTTCTCACCGCAGGGAACGTTCATCCTTTCGCTCGTGGTACTGGCTGTCGGTATCGTCCTCGGCTATCTCGTCTGGCGCTCCTCCCGGCGGTTTATGCGCGAACTCGGCGTCCCAGAGGCAGTAGAGGGAACCCCATTCGAGCGGACGGCGAGAGGGCTCGGGACATCGACGGTCGGCATCGTCTCGAATCTGGCGGCGCTGTTCATCTACATCACGACGGTCACTGCCGTCCTCAACATCGCACAACTGACCGACCCGGAACTGTACTGGGCCCGTTTCACGTCGTTCCTGCCCGATCTGTTTATCGCCCTGTTCGCCGTCATCATCGGCCTCATTGCGGGCGATAAAGCCAAGCTCATCGTCTCCGAGCGACTGCGCAGCGTCAAGATGCCCGAGGCGACGGTGTTGCCAGAAGTCGTCAAGTACAGCATCTTCTATCTGGCAGTGCTCATCGCGCTCGGTCAACTGGGCGTCGAGACCCTCGCCCTGCTCATTCTCCTCGGGGCGTACGCGTTCGGGCTCGTGTTCGTCTGCGGGCTGGCGCTGAAAGACATCCTGCAGGCCGGTGCGGCCGGTCTCTACCTCCTGTTGACAGAGCCATACAGCATCGGGGACGAGATCGTCATCGGCGACCAGAGCGGCATCGTTCAGGAGGTGGACATTCTCGTCACGCGTATCGAAAGCGACGGTGAGGAGTACATAATCCCGAACAAGCGGGTGTTCAATACGGGTATCGTCCGTATCCGGAGCTAA
- a CDS encoding acetyltransferase encodes MTAGEPTGLIIAAPYTTDVSGPRHDRLRQHPTPGPYNSLFPWPDGKHPLRVMVNYVVILVCRISPSLRLKNWLLSRLGVTVGDGVAWGLESTPDVFWPELITVEDHAIIGYDATLLCHEFLQDEYRTGEVVVGERAMVGAGAVVLPGVEIGPGAQVAANSLVADDVPPETTVAGVPAEPLGSDDTATEEP; translated from the coding sequence GTGACCGCCGGCGAGCCGACGGGTTTGATTATCGCGGCCCCGTACACGACGGACGTGAGTGGTCCACGACACGACCGGCTGCGCCAGCACCCGACGCCCGGCCCGTACAACTCCTTATTCCCGTGGCCGGACGGTAAACACCCGCTCCGGGTGATGGTCAACTACGTCGTCATCCTCGTCTGTCGCATCTCGCCGAGCCTTCGGCTCAAGAACTGGCTGCTGTCCCGGCTGGGCGTCACCGTCGGCGACGGCGTCGCGTGGGGCCTGGAATCGACGCCCGACGTGTTCTGGCCCGAACTCATCACTGTCGAGGACCACGCCATCATCGGCTACGACGCGACGCTGCTGTGTCACGAGTTCCTGCAGGACGAGTACCGAACCGGCGAGGTCGTCGTCGGTGAGCGGGCGATGGTCGGTGCGGGCGCGGTTGTCCTTCCCGGCGTCGAAATCGGTCCGGGCGCACAGGTCGCGGCGAACTCGCTCGTGGCTGACGACGTGCCGCCGGAAACGACCGTCGCCGGTGTTCCGGCCGAGCCGCTGGGCTCGGACGACACAGCGACCGAAGAACCGTAA